In Porites lutea chromosome 1, jaPorLute2.1, whole genome shotgun sequence, a single genomic region encodes these proteins:
- the LOC140938608 gene encoding uncharacterized protein, translating into MYNDNKSGLRIDPWGHSTRKNVDDTTVSEVVVKGGESHVQAIANRVIEWSHENRVQLNADKCKELRISFAKEQRVFDPIIIERKEVELVTSTRLLGLTIANDLTWNDHVTEITKKATKRLYFLTQLKRAGVPKQDLALFYVSCVRSVIDYAAPVFFNGLPQYLKKELVRLEKRAVSIITSGKCNSAIEVGLTPILEHYYVLCSRLFDNIVSDPNHKLKALLPPDYDNSRYNPRRQRHFNMPKLCTNRTSNTFIYAMSKQSGL; encoded by the exons ATGTATAATGACAACAAAAGTGGCCTTAGGATTGACCCCTGGGGGCACTCCACAA GAAAAAATGTGGACGACACCACGGTGTCTGAGGTAGTAGTAAAGGGCGGAGAAAGTCACGTGCAAGCAATAGCTAACAGAGTAATTGAGTGGTCTCACGAGAACAGAGTCCAACTAAACGCCGATAAGTGCAAAGAACTCAGGATCTCCTTTGCTAAAGAGCAAAGAGTCTTTGATCCCATCATCATAGAAAGAAAGGAGGTAGAGTTAGTTACTAGTACAAGGCTACTAGGCCTTACAATAGCGAACGATCTAACATGGAACGACCACGTAACTGAAATAACCAAAAAGGCTACCAAGAGACTCTATTTCCTAACTCAGTTAAAGAGAGCGGGAGTTCCGAAACAAGATCTAGCACTGTTCTACGTATCGTGTGTGAGATCTGTTATTGATTATGCAGCACCTGTCTTTTTCAACGGTCTCCCCCAGTACTTAAAGAAAGAGCTGGTACGGCTCGAGAAAAGAGCAGTATCAATAATAACCTCAGGAAAGTGCAACTCGGCAATAGAGGTGGGGTTAACACCCATTTTGGAGCATTATTACGTATTATGTAGCAGGctttttgataacattgtcAGTGATCCAAACCATAAATTGAAGGCGCTCCTTCCACCTGACTATGACAACTCACGCTATAACCCAAGACGACAGCGCCATTTTAATATGCCAAAGCTTTGTACGAACAGAACAAGTAATACTTTTATATATGCGATGTCGAAACAGTCCGGGCTGTAA
- the LOC140938709 gene encoding uncharacterized protein produces MALLLVFVALHSTIGISVQSASNKTNCDFVKPAKSCIQHSCGQSPCTMLCGLTVQYDTCQQSCDSRIVECDALNCVASRSCSQICSRSNCGNITCDAIDCTQTCSTGNCSTMACPHKSTKTCSQLYGKEMTCKANSCTQVCSDNYCQMACPNEGYNCTQAAVTADTAMECERAVCQQTCTSNKEQCNMKCISSEVAGNCQQACVTSTCGSMTCESSNCTQVCVSGECNETCATGVKYCQQVAVEANVTMKCNANVCKQVCTTGNCSMTCSSSVKKCHKVCSSGNCLLKCDSENCMVDCFGKSTCMKDSTNNKNNVATKSLHMWFSIFSNFGLAFITYALG; encoded by the coding sequence ATGGCATTGTTGTTGGTATTTGTGGCTCTGCATTCTACTATTGGGATCTCGGTCCAATCGGCAAGCAACAAAACTAACTGTGATTTTGTGAAACCTGCCAAGTCTTGCATTCAACACTCCTGTGGACAATCACCTTGCACTATGTTGTGTGGTCTGACAGTCCAATATGACACTTGCCAACAGTCTTGTGATTCACGCATTGTTGAATGCGATGCTCTTAATTGCGTTGCATCAAGAAGCTGTAGTCAAATATGTTCACGAAGCAACTGTGGTAACATTACCTGTGATGCCATTGATTGTACACAGACTTGTAGCACAGGAAATTGCAGCACCATGGCATGCCCGCATAAGTCAACAAAAACCTGTTCCCAATTATACGGGAAAGAAATGACATGCAAAGCGAACTCCTGCACCCAAGTTTGCAGCGACAACTATTGTCAAATGGCTTGCCCTAACGAAGGTTACAACTGCACCCAAGCGGCAGTGACCGCAGACACAGCCATGGAATGTGAGAGAGCCGTGTGTCAACAAACTTGTACCTCCAACAAAGAACAATGTAATATGAAGTGCATATCAAGTGAAGTCGCAGGAAACTGCCAGCAAGCATGCGTTACCAGCACGTGCGGGTCCATGACTTGCGAATCCTCGAATTGTACTCAGGTTTGCGTCAGCGGAGAGTGTAATGAGACCTGTGCTACTGGTGTGAAGTATTGTCAACAGGTTGCAGTCGAGGCGAACGTAACTATGAAATGTAATGCAAATGTATGCAAACAGGTTTGCACCACTGGGAACTGTAGCATGACATGCTCCTCGAGTGTCAAGAAATGCCATAAAGTCTGCTCTAGTGGAAATTGCCTTCTCAAGTGTGACTCCGAAAATTGCATGGTAGATTGTTTTGGGAAAAGCACGTGCATGAAAGATAGtaccaataacaaaaacaacgtTGCCACTAAATCACTTCATATGTGGTTTTCAATATTCAGCAATTTTGGTCTCGCTTTTATTACGTATGCACTAGGTTAA